A genomic window from Vanessa atalanta chromosome 7, ilVanAtal1.2, whole genome shotgun sequence includes:
- the LOC125065311 gene encoding peptidoglycan recognition protein-like: MIFICSVFVSILIQLNSVDAACPRVVTKKEWDGLNPLHVQYLPRPVSLVIIQHTVTPTCNTDAACEDIVRNIQSQLMDQNNFWDIGMSFLIGGNGKIYEGTGWLHVGAHTYGYNSKSIGISFIGNYNSDELKPEALEAAKALIKCGVEKGHLAPDYHLVGHKQLIATESPGRKLYREIRTWPHFLDDVSSIKKA; encoded by the exons atgatttttatatgcaGTGTTTTTGTTAGTATTCTGATACAATTAAATTCGGTGGATGCtg CCTGTCCTCGCGTTGTCACTAAGAAAGAGTGGGATGGACTGAATCCTTTACACGTGCAATACTTACCCCGACCAGTCAGCTTGGTAATAATTCAGCACACCGTCACTCCAACATGCAACACTGATGCGGCATGTGAGGATATTGTGCGAAATATTCAAAGCCAGCTCATGGATCAAAATAACTTTTGGGATATAGGAATGTc TTTCCTGATTGGTGGTAACGGAAAAATCTACGAGGGTACCGGCTGGTTACACGTCGGGGCTCATACTTATGGATATAATAGTAAATCTATCGGAATATCGTTCATTGGaaattataata GTGACGAGCTGAAACCTGAAGCTCTGGAGGCAGCGAAGGCATTAATCAAATGTGGGGTGGAAAAAGGACACTTGGCACCAGATTATCATCTCGTGGGTCACAAGCAACTGATTGCGACGGAGAGTCCAGGCAGAAAACTTTACAGAGAAATAAGGACTTGGCCACATTTCTTAGACGATGTTTCATCCATAAAGAAAGCTTAA
- the LOC125065284 gene encoding uncharacterized protein LOC125065284, producing the protein MPSARRRRFSVQNEIVNQEITKSQNETQISQHDLGIKPTQNNIGNNLRHRNRTNPNTSKKSSALEIVTEYESNHSIPNVQDNKNLTVNKEVTASSSNINLFTILNNTNPLPAKESKENIKHNNNNEGKNQYNGNMRRDRTPRRDKYLHRIKVRSPKRKVPPMEKENKRRSIGISTKETDWQEACNKSEIEIQMSQEVVDVGENTEEEEKTSSNSLVDMCRICHSGEAVSPDLGNLLSACSCRGTIGRVHVKCLEHWLTESGKSRCELCGTKYVTRRVHRFGLLKALIIWILSQNSKHMIVDFLGIMIMTPIALVAAGLTGRTFAGLMAQDHLTQWPLASTFVLACMTLVCYYCWVVSALTRHALGWWIWYRSHYEVRLQLQQSEE; encoded by the exons atgccGAGTGCGCGACGACGCCGTTTTTCCGTACAGAATGAAATAGTAAATCAAGAAATCACAAAATCTCAAAATGAAACACAAATCAG TCAACACGATTTAGGTATCAAACCAACGCAAAATAATATTGGTAATAATTTACGACATAGAAATAGAACGAATCCAAATACATCAAAAAAATCATCAGCATTAGAAATTGTGACTGAATATGAAAGCAATCATTCCATACCAAATGTGCaagataataaaaacttaactgTCAATAAAGAAGTAACTGCTAGTTCGAGTAACATTAATCTTTTCACAATTCTAAATAACACAAATCCACTGCCCGCTAAAGAatcaaaagaaaacataaaacacaataataacaatgaagGCAAAAATCAGTATAACGGAAATATGCGTCGAGACCGTACACCGCGGCGTGATAAGTATCTTCACCGTATAAAAGTTAGAAGTCCAAAGCGAAAGGTACCACCTATGGagaaagaaaacaaaagaagaTCAATAGGTATTAGTACGAAGGAAACTGATTGGCAGGAAGCATGCAACAAAAGtgaaatagaaatacaaatgTCGCAAGAAGTTGTTGATGTTGGTGAAAATACAGAGGAAGAAGAAAAAACAAGCAGTAATTCTCTTGTAGACATGTGCCGTATATGCCACAGCGGTGAAGCGGTTTCCCCGGATCTGGGTAACCTGCTATCGGCATGTTCTTGTAGAGGAACTATCGGACGCGTTCATGTTAAGTGTTTGGAACATTGGCTAACAGAATCTGGGAAATCGAGATGTGAACTATGTGGTACTAAATATGTAACGCGACGTGTTCACCGATTCGGACTTCTCAAGGCTCTCATCATTTGGATTCTTAGTCAAAACTCAAAgcat ATGATAGTGGATTTCCTGGGCATAATGATTATGACACCGATCGCATTAGTGGCAGCTGGCCTGACGGGGAGGACGTTTGCCGGTCTGATGGCGCAAGATCATCTAACACAATGGCCCCTCGCATCTACCTTTGTCCTTGCGTGTATGACTCTT GTGTGCTACTATTGTTGGGTGGTATCAGCTCTGACTCGTCATGCACTCGGATGGTGGATTTGGTACAGATCCCACTACGAAGTAAGGCTGCAGTTGCAACAAAGTGAAGAATaa
- the LOC125065240 gene encoding peptidoglycan recognition protein-like yields the protein MEGLKLIFLFFVISPLKAATVPDCDVVPIAQWSGSESNRKTELSKPVNLVIIQHTVSQECYTDDDCERIANGIRNYQKEILNYDDIGQSFLIGGNGKVYEGAGWRVGAHTRGYNDRSIGLSFMGDFRDKLPTPQALQVAEDFLNCAAYKNHLAMNYYLVGHQQLAFTLSPGAALQNLIQNWPHWVKDVSQV from the exons ATGGAAGGACTtaagttgatatttttattctttgtgaTTTCTCCGTTAAAAGCCGCTACGg TTCCTGATTGCGATGTTGTGCCCATAGCACAATGGAGCGGTTCCGAATCAAATCGAAAAACAGAACTGTCGAAACCTGTAAATCTAGTCATAATACAACACACGGTCAGCCAAGAATGCTACACTGACGATGATTGTGAAAGGATAGCCAATGGAATCAGAAATTACCAGAAGGAAATATTGAATTACGACGACATTGGTCAATC gtttCTGATTGGAGGTAACGGTAAAGTTTACGAAGGTGCGGGCTGGCGAGTCGGTGCACACACAAGAGGATACAATGACCGATCTATTGGCTTGTCTTTCATGGGCGATTTTAGAG ATAAATTACCGACACCTCAAGCCTTACAAGTAGCTGAAGATTTTCTGAACTGTGCGGCTTATAAGAATCATTTAGCTATGAACTACTATCTCGTTGGTCACCAGCAGCTAGCATTCACTCTAAGCCCTGGCGCCGCGTTACAGAACCTCATTCAAAACTGGCCTCATTGGGTAAAGGATGTTAGCCAAGTTTAA